Part of the Burkholderia humptydooensis genome, GGCGGGCAGCCGCACTTCGATGCCGAGCGCCTCCAGCAGCCGCTCGACCTTGCCGCGCAACTGCTGGCCGTGCTGCAGCGTGCACGGCGGATGGTAGGCGACCGTGTGGATCGCGCGCCGGCGCGTGAGCGCGATCAGCTCGGCTTCGAAGCCGCCGAGCAGCTCCGACAGGTCCTTCGTCAGCTCGACGATGCGGCGCGCCTTGTCCGCGTACGCCGGATCGCCGCGCAGCAGGTGCGCGTACTCGCGCACCGTCGCGCCGCAGCCGGACGCGTTCATCACGATCGCCTCGACGCCGCGCTCGACGTGCGGCCACCACGCGTCGATGTTGCGGCGCGCGTCGTCGAGCGCCTCGTCGTGATAGCCGAGGTGCAGCCGGATCGCGCCGCAGCATCCGGCTTCCGGCGCGACCACGGTCTCGATGCCGAGCGCGTCGAGCACGCGCGCGGTCGCGATGTTGATGTTCGGCATCATCGACGGCTGCACGCAGCCCGCGAGCATCAGCACGCGGCGCTCGCGCGGCGTGCTCGGCCACGCGAGCAGGCGCGCGCGCGGCGGCACCTTGTCGCGCAGCCGCTTCGGCAGCAACGGCCGCACGTGCTGGCCGAGCCGCATCACGGGCGCGAACACGGCGGCGTTCGGCACGAAGCTCGCGAGCAGGCGCCGCACGATCCGCTGCGACAGCGGCCGCGACACCTTCGTCTCGATGACCTTGCGCCCGATGTCGACGAGCCGGCCGTATTCGACGCCCGACGGGCAGGTCGTCTCGCAACTGCGGCACGTGAGGCAGCGGTCGAGATGCTGCTGCGTGCTGCGCGTCACCTCCGCGCCCTCGAGCATCTGCTTGATCAGGTAGATGCGTCCGCGCGGGCCGTCGAGCTCGTCGCCGAGCAACTGGTAGGTCGGGCAGGTCGCGGTGCAGAAGCCGCAGTGCACGCACCTGCGCAGGATCGCGTCGGCGTCGTCGCCGTCGGGCGTATGGCGGATGAAATCGGCGAGGTTCGTCTGCATCGCGCTTTAGAGATCGGGGTAGAGCCGGCCGCGGTTGAAGATGCGCGCCGGATCGAACGCCGTCTTCAGGCCGCGATGGATTTTCATCAGCGGCGCGGGCAGCGGCGTGAACACGCCCGCGCTCCTGTCGTAGCTTTTGCTCGCGCGAAAGAGCGTCGCGTGACCGCCCGCCTGCTTCGCGCTCATGCGCACCGTCTGCGCGTCGGCGTCGGTGATCCACCAGCGCTGCGCGCCGCCCCATTCCATCATCTGCGTGCCGGGCAGTTGCATCGGCTCGGTGATCGACGGCAGCGACAGCCGCCAGAGCGCGTGGCCCGGCGCGAGCGACGAGAAGAACGGGTCGTTCTGCTCGCGCACGCCTTCCCAGAAGCGCTCGGCCTCGACCGCGTCGACGGCTTCGCCGCCGAGCGCGTTCTTCGCGCTCTTCACGGCCGCTTCCGCGCCCGACAGGCGCAGCACGAGCGTGCCGTAGCGCCACGCGCTCGCGGACAGTGGAAACGGGCGGCCCGCCCATTCGTTGAGCTTGCGCACCGCGTCGGTCGCGCTCATGTCGAACTTCAGCGTGACCTCGGCGGCGGGGACGGGCAGCACCTTGATCGACAGCTCGAGCATCAATCCGAGCGTGCCGAGCGAGCCCGCCATCAGCCGCGACACGTCGTAGCCCGCGACGTTCTTCACGACCTGCCCGCCGAAGCGCAGCATGTCGCCGCGGCCGTTCAGGATCGTCACGCCGAGCACGAAGTCGCGCGGCGCGCCCGTCGTCGCGCGGCGCGGGCCGGCGAGGCCCGCCGCCACCGCGCCGCCGAGCGTCGCGCCGCGCCCGAAATGCGGCGGCTCGAACGGCAGCATCTGGCCGCGCTCGGCGAGCGTCGCCTCGAGTTCGGCGAGCGACGTGCCCGCGCGCGCGGTGACGACGAGCTCGGCCGGGTCGTACGACACGATGCCGTGATGCGCGCGCGTATCGAGAATTTCCCCGTCGAGCGTTTGGCCGTACCAGTCCTTCGTGCCGCCGCCGCGTATGCGCAGCGCGCGGCCGCTCGCCGCGGCGTCGCGGATGCGCGCGGCCCAGCCTGCGACGATGTCGTCCTCTTCCATGACGTTGTGTTTCGCTGTTCGTTCCGGTCGATTTTACCGGGGTGGCGCGATCGCACAGTCGGGCCGAACCCCTAAGCTCCCCTCGGGCCGCACGGCGGCGTCAGAAGCGCGGCAGGTCCGGACGCGGCAGCAGCCCGCCGCGCACGTGCATCCGGCCGTATTCGGCGCAGCGCGCGCGGGTTGGAATCCCCTTGTCCGGATTCAGCAGCTCGGGCGGATCGAACGCGCGCTTGACCGCGAAGAACGCATCGCACTCTTCGCGCGAGAACTGCACGCACATCGAGTTCAGCTTCTCGACGCCGACGCCGTGCTCGCCCGTCACCGTGCCGCCGAATTCGACGCAGCTCTCGAGGATCTCTGCGCCGAACGCCTCCGCGCGGTGCAGCTCGTCGGCGTCGTTCGCGTTGAACAGGATGAGCGGGTGCATGTTGCCGTCGCCCGCGTGGAACACGTTGATGCAGCGCAGCCCGTACTTCGCCTCCATCTGCTCGATGCGCGCGAGGAGCGGCCCGATCGCGCGGCGCGGCACCGTGCCGTCCATGCAGTAATAGTCGGGAGAAATGCGGCCCGCGGCCGGGAACGCGTTCTTGCGGCCCGACCAGAAGCGCAGCCGCTCGGCCTCGCTGCGCGACACCTGGATGCGCGTCGCGCCGTGCTCGCGCAGCACCGCGGTCATCCGCACGATTTCCTCGGCGACTTCCTCCTGCGTGCCGTCCGATTCGCACAACAGGATCGCGGCCGCGTCGAGGTCGTAGCCCGCGTGCGTGAACGCCTCGACCGCCTGCGTCGCCGGCTTGTCCATCATTTCGAGGCCGGCCGGAATGATGCCCGACGCGATGATCGCGGCGACCGCCTCGCCGCCCTTCACGACGTCGTCGAAGCTCGCCATCACGAGCTGCGCGCACTGCGGCTTCGGGATCAGGCGAACCGTGACCTCGGTGACGACGATGAACATGCCTTCGCTGCCGATCGTGACGGCGAGCAGGTCGAGGCCGGGCGTGTCGGGCGCGAGCGAGCCGAACTCGACGATCTCGCCGTCGATCGTCACGCCGCGCACGCGCAGCACGTTGTGGCACGTGAGCCCGTACTTCAGGCAATGGACGCCGCCCGAGTTCTCGGACACGTTGCCGCCGATCGTGCACGCGATCTGCGACGAAGGATCGGGCGCGTAGTAGAGGCCGTACGGCGCGGCGGCCTCGGAGATCGCGAGATTGCGCACGCCGGGCTGAACGGTCGCCGTGCGTGCATAGGAATCGACTTCGACGATCCGCGTGAAGCGCGCGAGCGACAGCACGACGCCGTGCCCGATCGGCAGCGCGCCGCCCGACAGGCTCGTGCCCGCGCCGCGCGGCACGATGGGCACGTCCATGCGCCGGCAGATCTGCACGATCCGCTGCACCTGCGATTCGGTCTCCGGCAGCGCGACCGCGAGCGGCAGCCGGCGGTATGCGGAGAGCGCATCGCATTCGTACGCGGCCGTGTCCTCGTCGCGATGCAGCAGGCAATGGGTCGGCAGCACGGCCATCAGCGCCTGCACGACTTCGCGCTGGCGCTGCGCGCGCAGATCGGCCGACAGTTCGGCGGGGGCGTTCATGTCTGCTCCTGTTGCGCGACGCGCGGCGCGCGGCGCGTGGTCGTTCGATCTCGTCGCCGGCGTCGTCGTTTTCATGCGTCGATCGTGAAGATCTTGCCGGGGTTCATCAGGTTGTGCGGATCGAGCGCGCGCTTGATCGCGCGCATCGCGTCGACCGCGTTCTCGCCGTGCTCGGCCGCGAGAAAGCGCATCTTGTGCAGCCCGACGCCGTGCTCGCCCGTGCAGGTGCCGCCCATGCGCAGCGCGCGCTCGACGATCCGGTCGTTGAGCGCCTCGGCTTCGGCGAGCTCCTCGGGCTTCGCCGGATCGACGAGGATCGCGACGTGGAAGTTGCCGTCGCCGACGTGACCGACGATCGGGCACGGCAGCGACGACGCGTTCAGGTCGGCTTCGGTTTCCCCGACGCACGCGGCGAGCTGCGAGATCGGCACGCAGACGTCGGTCGTCACCGCGCGGCAGCCGGGCTTCAGTTGCAGCATCGAGAAATACGCGTGGTGGCGCGCGGACCAGAGGCGCGTGCGATCCTCGGGGCGCGTCGCCCATTCGAAGCCCAGGCCGCCGTTCTGCCCGGCGAGCGCCTCGACTTGCTGCGCCTGCTCGCGCACGCCCGATTCGGTGCCGTGGAATTCGAAGAAGAGCGTCGGCGCCTCGGCGAGCCCGAGCTGCGCGTTGCGATTGATCGCGCGCACGGCGAGCGCGTCGACGAACTCGACGCGCGCGATCGGCACGCCGATCTGGATCGTCTCGATCACGGTGCGCGCGGCGGCGCTCATCGACGGAAAAGCGCACACGGCGGCCGACACGGCCTCGGGCAGCGGATGCAGGCGCAGCGTGATTTCGGTGATCACGCCGAGCGTGCCTTCGGAGCCGACGAAAAGACGCGTGAGATCGTAGCCCGCCGCCGACTTGCGCGCGCGCGTGCCCGTCTTCACGACGCGGCCGTCCGCGAGCACGGCGGTGAGGCCGAGCACGTTCTCGCGCATCGTGCCGTAGCGCACCGCGTTCGTGCCCGACGCGCGGGTCGCGGTCATCCCGCCGATGCTCGCGTCCGCTCCGGGGTCGATCGGGAAGAAGAGGCCGGTGTCGCGCAGCGCGTCGTTCAGCGCGCGGCGCGTGAGCCCGGGCTCGACGGTCGCGGTCAGATCGTCGGCTTCGATCGACAGCACGCGGTTCATCTCCGACAGATCGAGCGACACGCCGCCGCGCACCGCGAGCAGATGGCCTTCGAGCGACGAGCCGACGCCATACGGGATCAGCGGCACGTCGTGCCGCGCGCAGAGGAGGACGGCGTCGCGCACGTCGTCGGCCGTGTGCGCGAACACGACGGCGTCGGGCAGTTGCGGGTCGAACGGCGATTCGTCGCGGCCGTGATGGGCGCGCACCGCCTGCGCGACCGACAGGCGCGCGCCGAACCGGGCGGCGAGCGCGTCGACGAAGGCGGCGGGAAGCGGGCGATGCGGCGGGGCGGGGTGGTTCACGCGGGTCTCCTTGGAGGCGATCTTTATGGCACGCGCCGCGGCGAGGCGGACCGGATCATTCTACGCCCGAATGGATGCGCGCCGCCCCGGACGCGGCTGCGATAATAGGGATTTCACCGACGCGGCGCGCGCCGCCGCCAACGACGGGAGGCACAATGGGCAAGCGCTTGAGCAAGATCGCGACCCGCACGGGCGACGACGGCACGACGGGCCTCGGCGACGGCAGCCGCGTGCGCAAGGACGACGCGCGGATCGCGGCGATCGGCGACGTCGACGAACTGAATTCGCAACTCGGCGTGCTGCTCGCCGAGCCGCTGCCGGACGACGTCCGCGCGGCGCTTTCGACGATCCAGCACGATCTGTTCGATCTGGGCGGCGAGCTCTGCATTCCGGGGCGCGCGGCGATCACCGACGCGCATCTCGCGCGTCTGGACGACTGGCTCGCGCACTACAACGGGCAACTGCCGCCGCTCGATGAATTCATCCTGCCGGGCGGCGCGCGCGGCGCGGCGCTTGCGCACGTGTGCCGGACCGTCTGCCGGCGCGCGGAGCGCTCGATCGTCGCGCTCGGCGCGCACGAGCCGCTCAACGCGCCGCCGCGCCGCTACGTGAACCGGCTGTCGGATCTGCTGTTCGTGCTCGCGCGGGTGCTGAACCGCGCGGCGGGCGGCGCCGACGTGCTGTGGGACCGCGCGCGCGCGCAATGAACGCGTTGATGCGCATCATTGCAATCGCAGGCCCGTTGTGGCGAGGTGCGACAATTTGACCGCCGGGCGCGCGTCCATAAAGATGTATCGTCTTCGAATGTTTAACGGAGGAATACTTTCATGACGCAGATGACTGCCGAGCAAATGGCCCGAGTGAAAGCGACCGCCCCGGTTCTCGCGGAGCACGGCACGACGATCACGAAGCATTTTTATCAGCGGATGTTCGGGCGTCACCCCGAGCTGAAGAACGTCTTCAACCAGACGCACCAGAAGACGGGCAGCCAGCCGGAGACGCTCGCGAAGGCGGTCTACGCGTACGCGGCGAACATCGACAACCTCGGCGCGCTCGGCGGCGCCGTGTCGCGGATCGCGCACAAGCACGCGAGCCTGAACATCCGGCCGGAGCACTATCCGATCGTGGGCGAGAACCTGCTCGCGTCGATCGTCGAGGTGCTCGGCGACGCGGTGGACGCGGACACGCTCGAAGCGTGGCGCATCGCGTACGGCCAGCTCGCGACGATCCTGATCGGCGCGGAGGCGAACCTGTACGAGAGCGCCGCGTGGAGCGGCTTCCGTCCGTTCAAGGTCGCGCAGAAGGTGCGCGAGAGCGACGAGATCACGTCTTTTTACCTGACGCCCGCCGACGGCGGCGTGGCGCCCGGGTTCGAGCCGGGCCAGTACGTGTCGGTGAAGCGCTTCGTCGGCGACATGGGCGTCGATCAGCCGCGCCAGTACAGTCTGTCCGACGCGCCGCACGGCAAATGGCTGCGCATCTCGGTCAAGCGCGAAGCGGGGCGCAGCGAGCAAGTGCCGGCGGGCAAGGTGTCGACGCTGATGCACGATGGCGTCGACGCCGATTCGATCGTCGAAGTCACCGCGCCGATGGGCGACTTCACGCTGAACCGAAACGCGTCGACGCCTGTCGTGCTGATTTCGGGCGGCGTCGGGATCACGCCGATGATGTCGATGGCGTCGACGCTCGTCGCGTCGGGCAGCGAGCGCGAAGTGCGGTTCCTGCACGCATGCCGGTCGGCGAGCGTGCACGCGTTCCGCGACTGGCTGAACGACACGACGGACGCGCATCCGAACGTGAAGCGCGCGGTGTTCTACGAGGAAGTCGGCCCGAACGACCGCGCCGGCGTCGATCACGACTACGAAGGCCGGATCACGCCGGCCGCGCTCGAGCGCCACGCGCTCGTGCCGGACGCCGACTACTACGTCTGCGGGCCGATCGCGTTCATGAAGCAGCAACGCGATGCGCTCGTCGCGCTCGGCGTCGCGCCGGAGCGCGTGCAGACGGAAATCTTCGGTTCGGGCGCGCTCGAATGACGAAACATCGGCGAACGACGCACGTTCGCTGAAGCGAAACGAAAAAGCCCGGCGCGATGCGTCGGGTTTTTTGCTGGGCAGTGCTCGCCCGGGACCGAGCCGGAGTCAGGCCGGCTCTGGACGGCCTGCTCGTGGCGCACGGGGCTGCGCTTCGCCGCGCGCTCAGTTGCCGCTGCCGCGCGCGACGCGCCGCGCCTTCACCGCGTCGGCGAGCCCTTCGAGCACCTTCACGCTGTCGTCCCAGTTGATGCACGCGTCGGTGATGCTCTGGCCGTACGTGAGCGGGCAGCCGTCCTTCAGGTCCTGGCGGCCTTCGACGAGGTGCGACTCGACCATCACGCCGACGATGCGCTCGTCGCCCGCCGCGAGCTGGCGGCCGATGTCCGCGCACACGGGAATCTGGTTCTCGTGCTTCTTCGAGCTGTTCGCGTGGCTTGCATCGATCATCAGGCGCGCGGCGAGGCCCGACTTGCCGATGTCCGCGCACGCGATGTTCACGCTGTTGGCGTCGTAGTTCGGCGTCTTGCCGCCGCGCAGGATCACGTGGCAGTCCTCGTTGCCGGCCGTCGACACGATCGCCGAGTGGCCGCCCTTCGTCACCGACAGGAAATGGTGCGGCTGCGACGCGGCCTTGATTGCATCGACCGCGATCTTCACGTTGCCGTCGGTGCCGTTCTTGAAGCCGACCGGGCACGACAGCCCCGACGCGAGCTCGCGGTGCACCTGCGACTCGGTCGTGCGCGCGCCGATCGCGCCCCACGAGATCAGATCGGCGATGTACTGCGGGCTGATCATGTCGAGGTACTCGGTGCCGGCGGGCAGCCCCATTTCGTTGATCTGCAGCAGCAGCTCGCGCGCGGTGCGCAGGCCGTCGTTGATCTTGAAGCTGTTGTCGAGGTGCGGATCGTTGATGAGCCCCTTCCAGCCGACCGTCGTGCGCGGCTTCTCGAAGTACACGCGCATCACGATCTCGAGCTCGTCCGCAAAGCGCTCGCGCTCCTTGACGAGCCGGCCCGCGTATTCGAGCGCCGCCTTCGTGTCGTGGATCGAGCACGGCCCGATGACGACGATCAGGCGATCGTCCATCCCGTGCAGGATCCGGTGCATCGCCTGGCGCGCGTTGTAGATGAGCTCCGACACCGCCTCGCTGAGCGCGAATTCGCGGATCAGGTGAGCGGGCGGAGTCAGCTCCTTCAGTTCTCGGATGCGGACGTCGTCGGTATTGTGCGGGGGCATGCTTGAGTTCTCCGGTTCGGTGCGCCGCCCGGCTGCGTGCGCGGGGCGGCTGGCTGTTCAATTCGACAAATCGGTGATTCGGGAAAGCCGGTGGTTCGGCCCGTCAGCCGCGCGTGCGAACCGGCGGGACGAAAAAAAACCGCCGGGTTCGCCGGCGGTTTTTCGGGAATTCGGTTGCGCTTCGCGCGCCATCACCCCTCTCGATCCGCCAGCGGCCTGAGATACCAAAAAAAGTAAAAGTAAAACTTTGCGGACATGGCGAAAATGCGGTGCGTCAATGTGAAGCGATGCAAGAAAGAGATTTATACCCGGTCGGCCGCTGGCTTGCAATCCTGCGACGCTGAAAATGCGGACAACCCGCGCGATGCAAGCGATTCGCGCGAATTGTCTGCGTCGCGATGCGGCAATGCCGCATTACGACGCGGTGCCGCCGACCGTCATGTTGTCGAGCCGCAGCGTCGGCTGGCCGACCCCGACGGGCACGCTCTGGCCCTCCTTGCCGCAGACGCCGACGCCCGTATCGAGCCGCATGTCGTTGCCGATCATGCTCACGTACTTGAGCGATTCCGGGCCGCTGCCGATCAGCGTCGCGCCCTTGACCGGATACGTGACCTTGCCGTTCTCGATCATGTACGCCTCGGACGCCGAGAACACGAACTTGCCGTTCGTGATGTCGACCTGGCCGCCGCCGAAGTTCACCGCGTAGAGGCCGTGCTCGACCGATTCGATGATCTCCCGCGGGTCCTTGTCGCCGTTGAGCATGTACGTGTTCGTCATGCGCGGCATCGGCAGCGCCGCGTACGATTCGCGCCGTGCGTTGCCGGTGACGGGCATCTTCATCAGCCGCGCGTTCAGCGTGTCCTGGATGTAGCCCTTCAGGACCCCGTCCTCGATGAGCGTCGTGCACTGCGTCGGGTTGCCTTCGTCGTCGATGTTGAGCGACCCGCGGCGGTTCGGCAGCGTGCCGTCGTCGACGACGGTCACGCCCTTGGCCGCGACCTGCTCGCCGATGCGGCCCGCGAACGCCGACGAGCCCTTGCGGTTGAAGTCGCCCTCGAGCCCGTGGCCGATCGCCTCGTGCAGCAGCACGCCCGGCCAGCCCGGCCCGAGCACGACCGTCATCGCGCCCGCGGGCGCGGGGCGCGCGTCGAGATTGACGAGCGCCGCGTGCACCGCGTCGTCGACGTAGCGCGCGAGCACGTCGTCGGTGAAGTAGCCGTAGTCGAAGCGGCCGCCGCCGCCGCCCGAGCCGATCTCGCGGCGGCCGTTCTGCTCGGCGATCACCGTCACCGACACGCGCACGAGCGGGCGGATGTCCGCCGCGAGCGCGCCGTCGCTGCGCGCGACGAGCACGACGTCGTATTCGCCGGCGAGCCCCGCCATCACCTGCGTGATCCGCGGGTCGCGGCCGCGCGCCATCTGCTCGACGCGCTCGAGGAGCTTCACCTTCGCGGTTGCGTCGAGGGACGCGAGCGGATCGGCGGGCAGGTACAGGTCGCGGCCCGAGATGCCCTTCAACGAAGAAGCCGCGCGGATCTTCTGCTTGCCGCCGCCCGCGGCGGCGATCGCCTTCGTCGCGGCGGCCGCCTGGCGGATCGCGTCGGGCGACAGGTCGTCCGAATACGCGAACGCCGTGCGCTCGCCCGCGACCGCGCGCACGCCGACGCCCTGGTCGATGCTGAAGCTGCCCGACTTGACGATGCCTTCCTCGAGGCTCCACGCCTCGCTGCGGGTTGCCTGGAAGTACAGGTCCGCGTAGTCGACGCGATGCGTGAAGATGTCGGCGAGCGTGCGCGTGAGAAGGCTTTCGTCGAGGCCGTACGGCGTGAGCAGGATGTCCTTCGCGAGCGCGAGATTGTGGACGCCGGGTTCGATGATGTTCATGCGGATTCGGGAATTCTCAATTTCTGAAACGGTTGTCGGACGCGCTTTCCTTTTTCCGGTCGGACGGCCGGATGGATCGCGGCGGCCGTTTTTCAAGGGCGAAGGCGGCCGGGCGCTCATTCGAGCACACGGTGCCGCCACGCGGGCAGGCTCCGCCGCACGTCGGCGATCCGCGCGGGATCGATCTCGCCCGCGACGACGCCCGCGCCTTCGTCGCGCACCGCGACGATCTCGCCCCACGGGTCGACGAGCATGCTGTGGCCCCACGTGCGGCGGCCGTTCTCGTGCTGGCCGCCTTGCGCGGCGGCGAGCACGTAGCACTGGTTCTCGACCGCGCGGGCGCGCAACAGCGTCTCCCAGTGCGCGCGGCCCGTTGTGTACGTGAACGCCGACGGCACGACGATCATCGCGCAGTCCCCCATTCGCCGGTACAGCTCCGGAAAGCGCAGATCGTAGCAGACCGACAGCCCGACCCGGCCGAACGGCGCGTCGAACGTGCGCACCGCGTCGCCCGGACGGATCGTGCGCGCCTCGTCGAACGACTCGTCGTCCTTCTCGAAGTTGAACAGGTGGATCTTGTCGTAGCGGGCGGCCTCGCGGCCCTGCGGATCGAACACGAGCGTCGTGTTCAGCACGCGCGAAGGCTCGGGCGCCGAGAGCGGCAGCGTGCCGCCGATCACCCAGACGCCGTGCGCCTTCGCGCGCCCGGCGAGAAAGCGCTGGATCGGGCCGTCCTGGTAGGCTTCCGCGAGCGCGAGCTTGTCGGTGTCCTGGTGGCCCATGAAGCAGAAGTATTCGGGCAGCAGCACGAGCCGCACGCCCGCGCCCGCCGCGTCGGCGATCAGCCGGCCGGCTTCGGCGAGATTGCGCTCGCGATCGGGCGTGCTGACCATCTGCAGCGCGGCGACCCGGAACGGCGAGGCTGAGGCATGGCGATCGGTCATGACGGGTTGGGTAGCCGAAAAAAGGGTGCGGGCCCGGCGGCCGCGTCAGTGCTCGACGGCCGCGGGCGCGAAGCCCATCTTACCCCGATCGCCGCCGACCCGCTCGATGTGCGGATGCGCCCACGAACCGGTGATCGCGTAGTCCACCGCGAACGCGTGCGCGAGCGTTTGCGACAGCGCGAGATTCGCGGCGAGCACGCCGAGGCCGAGGAACGGATTGATGATCGCCGCGCCGATCGCGGCCGCGCTCGCGCTCACCTTCGGCGCGATGTGCGCGTTCAGCTCCTGCGTCTCGCGCGCGAGATCGACCGAGCCCGTCACCGTCACCTTCGCGGGCGAGGTCTTCATCTCGAAATCCTGCGTGCGCGCGATGCCGTTGTCGATTCGGCCCGTGCCCGTGATCGTCTCGAACGGCAGCCCCTTGCCGATCACGTCGCGGAAATCGAGCGTCAGGAAGCGCGCGAGGCCTTGCAGGCTCAGCACGCCGAGCAGCTTCGCCGCGCCCGGGTCGACCTTCAGGATCTGGCCGTGCGCGAGGTCGAGCGACAGGCGGCCGTTCAGCGTCGGATAGTCGATCGCGGTCGGGCCGCCGCGCCACGCGACCTTGCCCGACAGCGTGCCGCGCCCGCTCTCGACCGTGCGCGGCAGGCCGACGCGATCGAGCAGGGCGCCCGCGTCGCCGATCGCGAGCGTGAAGTCGAATACCGTGCGGCGCGGCGCGTCGTCCTCCTCGGCGCCGCGCGCGAGCGCGCGCCGCGACGTGCGCCAGTTCGCGGTCGCGGTGAGCTTCGCGGCCGGGTTCGCGAGCTCGAGCTTGTCGAGCTGCCAGACGGGGATGCCGTTCTCGTCGATGTTGCGCGCGTCGACCTCGAGCCGGCCGATGTCGTGGCCGCGCGCGACCACCTGGTCGACGACGAGATCGATCGCCGGCATCGCATGGTGGGTGGGCGTCGGCAGATCGATCGCGCGGCCGACGAGATCGTGCTCGGCGCTCTCGGGAATCACGAGCCTCGCGAGCCGCGCGCTCAGCACGCCCGCGCCCGTCGGGCCGCCGCCCGGCGCCCACGACAGGTAGCCCGACACCTGGTTCGACGCGATGTTCGCCTGCCAGAGGTCGTCGATGTGCGATGCGCCGACGATCACGTTCTCCCAGTTGCGCTTGAGCAGCTTCAGCGTGCCGAAGTGCAGCGCGAAGCGCTTCGGCGCGAAGCTCGCGAGATCGACGGGCGACGCGGCCGGCTTCTCGCGCGCGGTGGGCGACTTGCTGAAGCCCTGCGCGAACGTCTGCCACGCATCGGCGTCGAGTTCGTGCACGTCGATCGCCGCGCTCACGCCTTCCTGCGGCATGTCGGGCATCCGGTTCATGCCGATCGCGCCGCGCACCGCGCGCACCGGCTGCCCGCGCTCGACGTCGAGCAGGTAGGTCGCGGCGAGCGGGCCGAGCGTCAGGTCCGCGCGCTCGAGCGGCTTGCCGCTCGCCTGCGGCTCGGGCGCGAGCACGAAGCTGAACGGCATCGGCGTGCCGGCCGGCTTCGCGAACGGCGCGGGGAAGTCGAGCGCGACGCCCGTGAGGTCCGAGCTCGCGGTGATGTCGGGCAGGCCGCCCTTCGCGCCGCGCACGGCGAGCCGGTACGGCGCGTCGCCGACGACGCGCTCGAGCGCGGCGGCCGCCGCGCCGCGCAGGTTCAGCCCGCGCGCGGCGTCGAGCGACAGCCGGCCGTCGACGTCGAACGCGTAGCGGCCGTTCTCCGACAGCGCGCCGCGCGCGCGCACGTCGCCGCCGAGAAAGCGCGCGGTGAGCCGATCGACGCTCGCCGTGTGCTGCGTGAACCGCACGCTGCCGCGCAGCCGCGTGACGGGCGGCACGCCGTCGGCCTCGAGCGTGTTGCCGGCGAAGCCGAGCGCGCCGTCGACGCCGACGTGCGGATGCGGGACGTGCTGCGGGATGGTGAGCTTGAGCGCGAGCGTCGCCGGCCCCTGCGCGCGCACGAGGTTGCCGATGTGGCCCGTCATCCCGGCGACCGCGCTGTGGTTCGCGTAGTC contains:
- the aroG gene encoding 3-deoxy-7-phosphoheptulonate synthase AroG, with the protein product MPPHNTDDVRIRELKELTPPAHLIREFALSEAVSELIYNARQAMHRILHGMDDRLIVVIGPCSIHDTKAALEYAGRLVKERERFADELEIVMRVYFEKPRTTVGWKGLINDPHLDNSFKINDGLRTARELLLQINEMGLPAGTEYLDMISPQYIADLISWGAIGARTTESQVHRELASGLSCPVGFKNGTDGNVKIAVDAIKAASQPHHFLSVTKGGHSAIVSTAGNEDCHVILRGGKTPNYDANSVNIACADIGKSGLAARLMIDASHANSSKKHENQIPVCADIGRQLAAGDERIVGVMVESHLVEGRQDLKDGCPLTYGQSITDACINWDDSVKVLEGLADAVKARRVARGSGN
- the tldD gene encoding metalloprotease TldD, which encodes MNIIEPGVHNLALAKDILLTPYGLDESLLTRTLADIFTHRVDYADLYFQATRSEAWSLEEGIVKSGSFSIDQGVGVRAVAGERTAFAYSDDLSPDAIRQAAAATKAIAAAGGGKQKIRAASSLKGISGRDLYLPADPLASLDATAKVKLLERVEQMARGRDPRITQVMAGLAGEYDVVLVARSDGALAADIRPLVRVSVTVIAEQNGRREIGSGGGGGRFDYGYFTDDVLARYVDDAVHAALVNLDARPAPAGAMTVVLGPGWPGVLLHEAIGHGLEGDFNRKGSSAFAGRIGEQVAAKGVTVVDDGTLPNRRGSLNIDDEGNPTQCTTLIEDGVLKGYIQDTLNARLMKMPVTGNARRESYAALPMPRMTNTYMLNGDKDPREIIESVEHGLYAVNFGGGQVDITNGKFVFSASEAYMIENGKVTYPVKGATLIGSGPESLKYVSMIGNDMRLDTGVGVCGKEGQSVPVGVGQPTLRLDNMTVGGTAS
- a CDS encoding carbon-nitrogen hydrolase family protein; amino-acid sequence: MTDRHASASPFRVAALQMVSTPDRERNLAEAGRLIADAAGAGVRLVLLPEYFCFMGHQDTDKLALAEAYQDGPIQRFLAGRAKAHGVWVIGGTLPLSAPEPSRVLNTTLVFDPQGREAARYDKIHLFNFEKDDESFDEARTIRPGDAVRTFDAPFGRVGLSVCYDLRFPELYRRMGDCAMIVVPSAFTYTTGRAHWETLLRARAVENQCYVLAAAQGGQHENGRRTWGHSMLVDPWGEIVAVRDEGAGVVAGEIDPARIADVRRSLPAWRHRVLE